The following nucleotide sequence is from Harpia harpyja isolate bHarHar1 chromosome 7, bHarHar1 primary haplotype, whole genome shotgun sequence.
AAAATTGTAGCACACATAATTAGGGGATTAGAGAATGCCTTACTCCCATTGGTGACTATTCACTAAAAGTTAGAACTGTACTACTTGCATAAGTAAACCAGTCATTAATGCAAGTAAGGGAATCACAGATTGGCTGTGGATCACCAAAGCATTTGTACAGACTGTAATACTCTGGTTTACATTGAGTAATCTCACATTAAAGTCAGTGAGACTGGTCAAGTTATTCCAGTGTGTGTGATGAAGACACATGTAATAATGTAGCCATTTCTGTTACATGGTTGAAGCCAATAGAATGACCCGTAACAGTAAGAATTACATCTGGGAGacaatgttttctgctttggtttaCCATTAATATGAACTATACACCCCACATCTTGTATATCCCATATAGTCCCATAATGGAAGCCCTTAAGCTGAAATAAAGTATCATGTCAATAGTGCAACAAGCAAAACTTGACATATCATGTCATTAATTGAACACAAGCCAGTGTgtggtttggtggttgtttttttcctaaggagTCACACCTATTAATAAGTCATTATTAAGTCCAGAGGCCTACTGCTGCAatatctgttatttaaaaaaaaaaacttttaaaaggaGGGTGGAGGGCCAGAAGGAAAGAATGGAGAGCTGCTAATGTGACAGTATTCTTGAcagatttgctttattttttgtctaGTGAAtgagctggaaaaaataaaagtcacacCAATACCCTAGTTTTGCAATAAAACAATATTGTAGAAACAGATCTAATGCTTGCCATCAGCAGTACACAGAACAAAGGAGATACAGACCTTTATCCTCATATTACTGAAGAAAGTGAGGATGCAGTTGCTCTCAGCTCACCTTGCATTCTAGAATAGAGACTAGAGCCTAAAGACTAGAAAAGTCTATAGAAGAGACTATGTCTTTTGAATGCCTACCCAAGGCACTACAGTTTCCATCCACTGGACATGGATCCTGTCCTCACAGGGTCTCAATATCATCAAGTTTAGATCAGCATTAAGGATGTCTCTTTTCAATGTAACTGATTCAGACATACGTAAAGatgattacatttttctttgttgccttatttctgttttgacaggcaatgaaaatgaaaagtgtttattttattgctgGGCTTCTTTTAATGATAGTTCAAGGCAGCTGGCAAAATCCTCTTCAGGATACAGAGGAGAAATCAAGGTAAATTCTTTAGATCAAACTTCTAGAAACATTTGGCGTGAACTTTGTTTTCTTATAGTTTGAAGCAAAACATACTGTGACTTAAAGATAGGGTTTTTTATACTATTACACAGTACTTAATCTACCACTGGAATTGGCAAAAGGTTTTCATATTGCAAAGGACAGCATAGAAGTTTTTGGTATTACAAATAGCTGCTTTAGTTATCTAAGAAGACCTTGTAATTGTGCAGTATCCAATCTGTTATGTTGATTCCATTGCCAATTAACAAGTTATAAACTTTTCACAGATCATTCAAAGCTTCCCAGTCTGAACCATTAGATGAATCTAGACAGCTGAATGAAGTGAAACGTCACTCACAAGGCACATTCACCAGTGATTACAGCAAGTACTTGGACACTAGACGAGCTCAGGACTTTGTGCAATGGTTAATGAGCACTAAAAGAAATGGGTAAGCATTTTGGTCACATTGCTATAGATCTCCACATACAGAAACAGCCAAAAATCTAGCTGAATTCGGTTTCTTGATTTCAGCTTCCCATCACAGCCCATGCATAACCCTCCAATAAGTAAAGTACTTaaggaaaaattatatataatttaataatatatatttatataatttaataATATATACTTTATAAGATATATACACAATTAATATGTTATTAAAAATGGGGAATATATGCAAAATCAGTCAAAAGGATTTGGACAAATCAAGTGCAGTATCAGTGTATTAGCTGATATGCCGTCTAAAAAGACTATCTCAGCTTCTTTGGGACAGATTGTTTCAGTGAATGAATTAAGTTCAATAAGAATAAGATATGTAAATACATTGTGAACATCTGGGCCATTGGGCCTTAATAAAACTTTCCTATCTATGGGTACTCTAATCTTGAAGTTTCATTTGTGAAAAGGGAGCTAAGGTTTAAGTTTTGTTGACCGCTGGATACTTTACCAGTATCACAAGTATAATGTTAAGGCATGAGTTGGCatgctttttgaaaatacaagctTTGATTAAATACAAGCTACCAAGCTGAGAGCAAGAATAATATAAAAGCATGTAAGTCTATGCCCTGTGTTCTGGAGAAGGTATGTCCACAGAATCCAAAAATCTATtatattaatgcttttaaatCCCTATGGAAGTCTTTAAAGTAATGATTTCCAGATAttgtattaatttaaatttataagCCCCAAATTATTTGTAATATTCATCTATCAGTCATGGTTGTTTatcataatatttaaataataaccAATAAAATCTtatcagtttatgcatgctctgcAATGTACTGGCAATAATGCTCTAATGACTGTGGAATTCCACTGCAGCCAACAAGGACAGGAGGacaaagaaaatgacaaattCCTGGACCAGCTCTCAAGGTATTCTAGTTGCCACAACTTGTTACTCAAAACCAGTTTGAGCTCATTTTCTgttaaacaagaaagaaaactagTATTCTTTACAATGTTACCACAACCCCAAAAATACCTATCAAAAGAAATTATCTCGCACCTGCTTTTCACAAGGAAAGAGGAAATGCCTCTATGTTATTTACTGCTGTACCTGTGTTCTATAGCTATGTGCAATGGCTTCAAGGAATGCAACAGGATGAGAATAGATTTCAGAAAAGGACATTCCAAGTGATAAAGGAGAGTAGAGaataagataaaaagaaaaacttggtatagaaaaaggctggagaaaaaaaaacctgttatgttgaggaaaagaaaaccagtgaGAAGACTAATGAAAGGAAAATGGCCAGGCACCAATTTGCAGAGAGCTGATAAAACATGATACAATGCTCAGCCCTAAGCACTCAGTCCCATGTTACATAAACCACTCATTACAGGAAAGGACAGCACAAGACCTGCTGGAGGCCGGAATTTTGTTTCTTGACAATGTTTTTGGGATGGGGTTGGGAAGTTGGaaatttgaaacaaataaaacaaaactctagCGTTTTTGCAAAACAGATTGAAATACCTATATTCATTCTTCCTTTTGTCAGAAATTCCAAAGAGGATAGCCCGGATCACGAAGATCCTTCCATTCAAAACACAGTCAATATCAGTAACAAATCTGTAATAAAGTTTCTGCTTCAATGAAACAGCATATCTCAACAAAattaatgtttcattaaaaatgttccaAACAACTCTAGTTAGCATGCTGATGAAAAGTGCAGATGGTACTAAATTAGGAGGAATTGTGAAATCCCaagaagataaaaaataatagaaagagCTAGAGGCCCTGAAAATTGGGCGGAAATTAGCAAATTCTGAAATAGAAATGCTAGGGAACTTGTTCGTGGAAAATATTCCATAATATGTCTACTTCTCAGTGCAGCTTGCCTTACTAAGGGTCACTGTGACATAATTTTGTGCTATATCAGAGAAAGAAGCACAATAAGGTatagggagggagaaggaaatcGTCTTTCTCTATTAGGCTGAGAAGATGACCAGGCTTGAAATTGTTCCAAGATTATCACTTGGTCAGAATGACGATTAAAAGGGTGTTCACAAAACAATTCAAAATGTAAATTCAAAAGGAATTAAGTCTGAACAGTTTGGCTAAGAAATAATGAAGATGAAGGTAGGAGGAGTGGCTTAATGGAAGTGTTTAGGTTAACACAAGAGGTAACAAGAAGTATGTCTGTAGAATACAATACAGTTTGTTGATCATAGCTAATTAATTAATCTAGCAGACCATTCCAATGCAGCTACATTTGCTTTCAGCACCTGATTTGATTTGTTCAGAACTAGTTCAGGCATCTCTGCACAAAACTGTATTGCATAGCACAGACAATGCCTTCAGAACTGAAagatatcaagaaaaaaatatcaagggtaatttgagaagcaaaaaaacccctctccctAATAGGAAATGCTAGTCTGGTGGGTGGAAAATAGAAATCAATaaaggttgaaaaaaaaattaagtcattatGCAGCCTGCTTCTAGAGTATTGCTCTTCTTTCAGCAATGCGATCTCCAAACGTCATGCTGAATTCGAGAGACATGCTGAAGGCACCTACACCAGTGATATCACCTCTTATTTGGAAGGTCAAGCTGCCAAAGAGTTCATTGCTTGGTTAGTGAATGGACGAGGAAGAAGAGAGTAAGAATCCATCCATTCCTATTATTAAATTTTGCCTTGCTTTTGAGGTTAGAAATCAAGTCTGATGAAACCTTGATGTGTTTTTGATCATTCTTGCTGtacttcatgtttttcttttgtaatagAAGATATTCTGTGGGTGTTAGACTACCACTTTAAATTATTAAGTTCAAATACAGATTAAAACAAACCTGTTCACTATGCTGTTACACTCTAAAAGGTCAAGTTATATTTAAGGTGAATACatttaaaactaaaccaaaccttCCTCTACCACCTTTCCTCCTTCACATAACATTGCTTACAGTCTCCTTAACTATCATTGAAATGATTCAAGTCAGTGTCATCTtaaattactttctctttttttccctttcacactcaatcttttcttctgcaatattTCCAAGATTAAATTTGTACCAATGTCATCAGCTGTACTCCATGTGCTGGTGATCATTCCCAGCAGTAACTGATGACCTCTTTGCCTCTTCCCATGCCCCACAAAGTCTCCCCAAATTGCTGCTGCCAAAATAACTATCATTTCCTACAACTGtgacttattttcctttttaagacaCCTCTACTTCTTTTGCTATTGTTCACAGTTTCCTGGACGCCGTGCTCCACTGTTTTGACCTACCTATGTCtctgattttttccattaatatcATGTTCTCCACATACTCATTGCAGATTTCTCAAGCCTATTCACTTCATCTATTCGCTCATGACTTTACACCTTTTTTTATGAGTCTTACACTTAGAAAGGCCTTACCTTCAGTCTCCTGCAGGCACCTTGATCTCATCATATTTCCAACTCTGCATGTGTAGGAGCTACACAATGCACATGCCACTCTGCACCTTTTAACTGTTCTGTACTTATTTATGCCTTTAGACTGTAAGCTCCTTGGGGCAGGGATTTCATTTCATCCTCTGATTATATATGCTACCAGCTGTAAAGTACTATGTAAGTCTCTCGcactatataaaaataataaataacaataacaataaaatataatctgTAAGACAAGATTGTGTGTTGTAGTCAAGGAAGACTAAATAGGTAAAAGTAAATTTTGTAAATAATGACAATTGCCCGAAAAAACAGAGTTAAATAAATGAGGTCAGCTATATAGAGAAGGGAAAGGCTGTTGCCACTTCATAGTGATGTTCAGATTTGCAGTtgtttttctgtcatattttattttcatgagcAGAAATAGGGTATTTCAGTATCTGTAAGAGACAGAGATTACAACCTAGGTGTGATGAGCTAAGCTTAGAAACCTAGATGGATAATTAAACATAGACTACCATTCTGCTTCCCAATATTGAGTATTATTTGTGGTCAAACTTGTATATAGCCTTCCCTGAAATTATTGCATGAAAAGAACCAGTCTGCCTGTCATTGGCCCCAGAGCAGAGCATGCTTCTGTGTCAGCCCACCTTAAAGGAATTCATTAAAATCGTCCTATTTTTGATGGGAGGAAACAGGAGAGGAAAGTTTTCTAAACCAGGCCCTTGGCATAATGGTATTCCAATGGTCAAAAAAGGATAGAGCAAGAATGAGGATCTGATTCCAAATATAAAATGCTATTGGACAGTAAACAAGCACATAGATTTTATACAGGTGTTGTAATTGAGTTATTGTAAGCCCCCCAAAAAGTTGCTGTTCTTAATATCTAAATACTTATGCAATCTAATTGTAAGTATATAACTAGGGTGTAAGtccaattaaaacagaaaaaacgtATGAAAATTTGACTAATGTTTTAGTAGTGATATTTCTTAAATAACAATTCTTAGTAAATCTACTTTGAGTTTTATTGATGTCTAGTCTACTTGGCACAGACATTACAGACTGAGATATGGTTTTGCTTGTATGGCTTTTCCAAAAAATGCTAGAAAGGAATTTAGACTCACGTGAAGTAACAGTCCTCATCTGGTAAAGAGAGACTTCCATGTTTTATTCTGTTGTTAAAATAATGCCTCAAAAGATGTTCTGATATACATCGCACTGTACTGAGCCATAACATCATGCTCAACACTTAACTCCTTAAAATCACAGGAAATGTGCAGTGTATTAGAATCCTGTAATGAGGCccttttaaacagttttttttattttgatctgCAAATTGTTTGATAATTTCTTCCCTTTAAAGTTTCCCAGAAAAAGCTCTTGTGGCCGAAGAAATGGGCCGAAGACATGCAGATGGCACTTTCACGAGTGATATCAACAAAGTCCTCGATGACATGGCTGCCAAAGAGTTCCTAAAATGGCTGATTAACACAAAAGTTACTCAAAGGTGCCTGAATTTTTATTGTGTTATTCTTAATATACTGgagttttaaatgtatttgtcacACATAGGGAAAACATTGCTAATTTTTCTCTTAACTATTGACATCTCTCTAACTGTGTTACAAACTTTGTTACAGACAGTACTGAACAATGATAAGACACTAAACAGAACTCATTCcaaatataatttgtattttgcatCAGTGGTAAACCTATTTAATAGTTTCCTATTTAAATTGAGGGGAGTTTTGCTACTGAAGGTTACCAGAAGTGAGGTCATattaaattattgaaaaataaaactctcCTTTGCGTGGGCATTATAAGATAAGAAATTTTTATTGGTAAAATTACACCAAATTGATTATTTCTTTAAAGACCATGATGTAAAACAGTGCCTTAAATTGTGGCTTGTCATTAGGCAATAGCGTACTGTAATCTGAGCTCCTGATAGCTAACTATTTAAGAACCCTGCTTTAGCTTGCCTGTATATAGGCAAATACTGTTGGAATTGCAACATTTTCTACCTGAGCTCTGTGAACAGGTtaatatttaagaattatttgtaaacattaacaaagcatttcaaaaataataaaatgccaAATCAAGGCTCATGTGAGtggtcagattttttaaaatgttggacGTCCACTCTGTAAAAATGGATTACTTTTAGTCTTTTGACTACTGAAGCACCCAAAATTACTAGTTGATCttggaaatctgaaaaaaaatattgtctcaAAAAATTCAGAAGCTATAGGTAAAGTACAGtttttgttaacattttaatatttttgtgtttgtagTTCAGTGTTGAAACAAACAATCTATTAGAAACTATTAAAAACCTTTTCCTTTAGGAATAATTGTTTTCAATCTGTTATTAGACAGAGGCATTGAAGGGTCTGTGGAACTAACATCTGCTAactcttaaacagaaaaaatacgtTCCACACATATTTCATAAATCTTGGGAGATTTGGAATATGTCctaattgctgctgctttcttttacaGGGACCTTTTGGGAGAATACcagtaaaaatgcagaataaaaatggGATAAATGAAGATCTTCATTGCATCAACTGCCAGTTATTAAGAGATTCTGAAATCTGTATTCTGTCATTTACATTGGGTGTAACAAAGCTATGTCACCTTGCATGCCAGGAAATAATTGTACTATAGTTTAGTGTTGCCAAAGGTTTATATATGGAAAACTTATTGTCTAAGGGATGGTTATCTTAACAGCTTTAAGACTATGAAAGTTCCATAtcttcatattttccatttattaGGACTGAAGTAACTCCATTTATatttaatgataaaattatttttctaaaaagttGACTTCTACACACAAAGGATTCAATCACCAATTATATGTGTTATTTGTAAGGGGCTGGCAGTTACAAATGCCTGAGAAGTGAATATCCCTCTTAAAACCTTTGTTATAAAAAGGCTAAGCTTTAAGGATATTAAATGATAGCCTTAAATAAATTTTTTCAAGCTTCTTTTCTGTTGACTTTTCATGTGTATATCACTTGTGCCTCTTTGCActccatttcattttattctaaTACTGTAGTGTCACTGAGATCTTGGAAGTGGTTTGTTTGGAATGATAAAACAAactcaatattttgttttgtcaCATTTTCTCCATAATAATTCTCAGAAAAGAACTATCTGAACTTTGAATTATCTTTagttgaaaaagaaatcatgtaaGATGAAGCCAGAGGGGGAAACAAGACTTAACAGACAACTATTCTTCATTAGCATAAATTCTTGTTTCTCAGCAAAAGCAGGAGGACAGCTTTGAAAAACATTAAGTACAATATACTCCATTAGTAGTGGAAACTGCCACATAGTGTCTTCAAATTTTATAAAATCGCCAAGTAAAGCCAACTCAAATGGCCCTGGGGTCACTCTAATCTGTGttgtattcttttcttccttcttcctctgagaACCGTTTTGTCCGTCAACTCTTGCATCTAGCAACATTCTACTGTAACTTACAAGCATAACTGTCATTTCAGTAACCTGTACCTTCTCCATTATGGTGACAGAACATTTTGCTTGCAGATCGCAGTGTTTCTAGCAACTCAAACTATTATACTCTCAGCTAGCCAGGGCATGTTTTTGTATGTACGGTAGTAGCTGCAACTCTCAAGTAGCCACAGGTGGTTATGTACCTCTTACTTCTGATGACTCCCTGagcccccttttctccccttgcTATAACAGCAATATGCCAGGTACCTATATTAAAATGTCCGAAAGGGCAAGTGGTTTAAGAGAAAGCCAAATAGGCTTAGCAAGTATCTAGTAGAAGTTGGTGTGAAGCAGGAGCATTGTTGAATCAGAATTAGCACCGGTAACTTTTGCTAGGAATAACTAGTATTGTTTTGTGtcttatttgtttttcaaaggcatCTGAAACTTTCACTGATGGTCTagaatttctggaaaaataagaTTAGAGTGTCCTCCCAAAATGCTACAGGAACCAATATTCTCTGATTTCAGATCAGGACTGATCATACCCAACTTGGCATCTAGAACAGCTTCTTCACAGCAACAGAAAGCTGTTTTAACTTTCCAACTTTAAACAACTCAATAGAACTTTGcactaaaaaa
It contains:
- the GCG gene encoding pro-glucagon; translated protein: MKMKSVYFIAGLLLMIVQGSWQNPLQDTEEKSRSFKASQSEPLDESRQLNEVKRHSQGTFTSDYSKYLDTRRAQDFVQWLMSTKRNGQQGQEDKENDKFLDQLSSNAISKRHAEFERHAEGTYTSDITSYLEGQAAKEFIAWLVNGRGRRDFPEKALVAEEMGRRHADGTFTSDINKVLDDMAAKEFLKWLINTKVTQRDLLGEYQ